The following are encoded in a window of Mycobacterium vicinigordonae genomic DNA:
- a CDS encoding LLM class F420-dependent oxidoreductase: MNFGISTFVNDDSIDAVTLARAIEERGFDSLVVAEHTHIPASRESPYPLGGELPKIYYRTLDPFVTLAAAAAVTSKIELFTGIALLIQRDPIITAKEAASLDLISGGRFVFGVGAGWNIEEMRDHGTDPKTRGALLDERIEAIKALWTDEPAEYHGKYVDFPPSFSRPKPVRKPHPPIFIGGDSEATVKRVVRHQAGWISNPFSIEHITRRVAQLRDAAGHDVPMAMFGTPKDLDYWRAAEDLGFEQLGLLLPTKPRDDSLRRLDEYADLIAQYRD, encoded by the coding sequence ATGAATTTCGGTATTTCCACGTTCGTCAACGACGACAGCATCGATGCGGTGACCCTGGCGCGCGCCATCGAGGAGCGCGGATTCGATTCGCTGGTGGTCGCCGAGCACACCCACATCCCGGCCAGCCGGGAATCGCCCTATCCGCTCGGCGGTGAGTTGCCGAAGATCTACTACCGCACCCTGGACCCTTTCGTGACGCTCGCCGCGGCCGCCGCAGTGACGTCCAAGATCGAGTTGTTCACCGGAATCGCGCTGCTCATTCAGCGTGACCCGATCATCACCGCCAAGGAAGCGGCGAGTTTAGACCTGATTTCGGGTGGCCGGTTCGTATTCGGCGTGGGCGCCGGCTGGAACATCGAGGAAATGCGCGATCACGGCACCGACCCGAAAACGCGCGGGGCGTTGCTGGACGAACGAATCGAGGCAATCAAGGCCCTCTGGACCGACGAACCCGCCGAGTACCACGGCAAATACGTGGACTTTCCACCGTCGTTCAGCCGGCCGAAGCCAGTGCGCAAACCGCATCCGCCGATCTTCATCGGCGGTGACTCCGAGGCCACGGTGAAGCGAGTGGTCCGCCACCAGGCCGGGTGGATCTCCAACCCGTTCTCAATCGAGCACATCACCCGGCGCGTGGCTCAGTTGCGCGACGCCGCCGGGCACGACGTGCCGATGGCGATGTTCGGCACGCCCAAAGACCTCGACTATTGGCGAGCCGCCGAAGATCTGGGGTTCGAGCAACTCGGGTTGCTGCTCCCCACGAAACCGCGGGACGACTCGCTGCGACGGCTCGACGAATACGCGGACCTGATAGCGCAATATCGCGACTGA